The Aneurinibacillus uraniidurans genome segment AGCCTCTTGCGATACATCCTCGGCCTCCATTCGATCATGCAGCATCGCATATGCCTGCCGAAAAACTGCCCCCTTATAACGATTGATCAATTGTACGAACGCTTCCTGCTCCCCCTGCCTTGCTCGTCCAATTAATACGTAAAGTTCATCATCCAACTGCTTTCACCACCCAACCGCTCGAACATTCCATTTCCTGATTTTTTACTGTTTGGCATGTCCTAATTAAAAGGACAGCTACATGTATACAAAAGTTCAGCAAAAAAATTTTTTCTTACGCTGAACTTTTTTTCGATTTGTTAGTCCTTTTACTTATGAAAAGAGAAAATACGGAGGAAACTACTCATGTCATTACTTAATCTCGATTACAATTTGTTTCAGTTGATTAATCATCTCGCTGTCGTTTATCCTTTCCTAAATCCTATCATGCGTTTTTTAGCGCAAGAAGGGGAATATGTATTTTACGTAGGCATCATTTTTTACTGGTTTACGCGCAAGGAGCAAAATCGCTGGATGGTCATTCACTCGTTAGTCTCTGCGTGTGTGGCGCTTGGAATTAGCGGGCTAATCGGTGACTTCTTCTACCGAGATCGCCCATTTGTGTCTCATCATGTCAATCAGTTAATTCCGCATGCTATGAATGCTTCTTTTCCAAGTGATCATGCTACCGGCGCTTTTGTAATTGCTACTTCCATCTTCCTTTTCCGTAAACAAGAAGGACGAGCTTGGTTAGTCCTGGCTGCTGGCGTAGCCTTTTCACGTATTTGGGTAGGCGTACATTATCCGTTAGATGTGCTTGCCGGAACGTTACTCGGTTGCGGCACTGCAATCGCTATGTATAAATGGATCCCAAAATGGAAAATGGTTGCCAACCTGCTACAACAAGGACTCCTTGTCTACGAAAAAATGGAACGCCGCATTTTACCGACCAAAAGCCCACAATAATAAGGGGGAAACACGCATGCGAAAGGGTATCATCATACTTGCTTTCTTTCTCACAGTAAGTTCGCTAACATACGCAAGCCAAAGCCCTGATTATACCAAAGAGCAACGTGTTCCTGTGCTGTTATATCACCATATTTTACGAAAAGAAGAAAATAAGAAATTTAAACATAACTCAGGTGTGATTACACCTGAGTTATTTGCACAACAAATGAAACTATTACACGATAACGGATATAAAACCGTAACCCTGCAACAACTTGAACAATTTATCACAAGAAAAATTACGCTGCCCAAAAAAAGTATCGTCATTACGTTTGATGATGGTTACTTAAGTAACCTTACATATGCTTACCCCATTTTGAAAAAATATAACTATACAGCCGCTCTTTTCCTCATCACAGGAAACATGAAAACACAACCAGAAAAATTTAACCCGGATAAACTGAATTATATTAGTTGGTCCGAACTCCCCATATACTCAGACGTATTTCAATATGAAAGTCATACAAATGAGTTCCATCGAATGGTTGGTAACAAAAGCTTTTTACTGGCTAAACCTGCCGAAGATGTACTCATCGATCTTGAGTTGTCTAAAATGCTGTTACAGTCTCGTTACTTCGCCTATCCGTATGGTAAATATAATAAAAACACAATACAATTAGTCAAAAAAGCGGGCTACGCCATGGCGTTTACGACTCGTCCCCGCAAAGCATGCCCAGGAACTTCCTTACTCGAAGTTCCGCGCTATGGAATTCTGCCCACTACAACCATGCAGCAATTCAAAAATATCATCGGAATTCCATGACATTTCCCAAAACATCGGCATGTACGTGCTAAAAATAGTACCTGTTAGAAAAAAATCGTAAGTCCATTCCGTTTCACAAACCGAAGTCCCATATAACTAACTAATCCACCATAAAACAAAACCATCTTTTCGATTTCCTGAACATATATCGGCCATGTATAAAAAAACAACTCATTAACCGCTCCAATTACCCAGAAGCATCCAATTCCAATCATAACAATATGAAAAGCCTCCCACAAAGCAGGCATAAATAGAAAGATTCGGTTCACACTCTTCTTTATTTGCTTCATATTCCATACTACTGAAACAAGCTCTAACGAGAGAATACTTATGACTGTCCCTTCATAACCGAATCCAGGAATAGCGATTAGCAAGTATCCCAAAACTACCGAACAAGCACTTCCAAATAACAAGCCTTTCACTGGTTCCTGCTCTCTTTCTTGTGCCCATAAAATAGTCGTTGTTACCTCCCGAAGTCCCGTAAGCAGAGGAATCGCGCACAAATAACGAATCGCCCCCCCTACTTCCTCCTTATTGAATAACAGCATCGACACATCTCGGGCATAGAAAAAAAGAAACAGCGTGGAAACAACACCTAATCCCCAGGTTAGTTGTAAAGCAAGATGTGACCTTCTTACAAAAATTTTATTTTTTTTATCCTTCCAATCTTCTGTTATTTTCGCAGACAACGTGTGTGAAATCGCGGCCGTCATAATCGTTGGAAAATAAACAGCCGTTACTGCCATTCCGGCAATCTCACCAAAAACAGCGATGGCTTGATCAGCGCTCATCCCTCCATCTTGCAGACGATGCGGGACGATAAGTGCATCCAAAAATTCAGATACTGGAACAACAAGACGAGTCGCCAAAATGGTAACCGAGCTGTACAGAAAGACGGGAAGCCCAATTGAAATCGTCTGCTCCAACCTTTCTCCATTAATCACTCGCAGCGACATACGCAGGGGTATGATTAAGAACAACAAAGCACACACCGCTCCCGTGAAAGCCCCAAAAACAGCTCCACTAACTGCCCATACTTTTCCATGTACGGCCCATACGGTTGCGAATCCAAGCATCGTACATACACGAACTAACTGTTCAATCACTTCAGAACTTGCAATCGATCCGTACGATTCAATTCCTTGTAAATATCCACGAACGAGATGAAGCAGGGGAACGACAACTAAAGCAGGTGCTATATATTGAATAGGTACAGTAAGATTCTGATCTCCCATAAATAAAGCAATATCTGGTGCTAACCGATAAGAGAGATATCCAATCCCCCCCCCGATTACCGCCAAGCAAACAAGCATCATGACTACGAGATTTTTACCTCGCTGTGCATCTTTTGCCGTCATCAAAAATAATGCCGTTGGAAATCCAGCCGTAATAATCGTGAGAATCAGTCCATAAAAAGAATAGGCCATCTGGTACAGCCCGACTCCTTCTGCCCCCAGCAACCGAAACAGTGGAATACGAGCAAGCGCTCCCATCAACTTAACAATAAAAATGGCACTTGAGCGAAGTGCCATTTGTTTTAAAAAAACAGGCATGGCTCCCCTTCTTCCTTTTCTAAGCTTCTAAGCGCCTTGTCCTGTTTATACTGTATGAACGTACATGCTCCCCTATAACCTATGCCCCTCGATATTTTGCTTAATCCCGTATATGGATCAGTACAAATTTTGTATACTTATCCCAGCCTAAATCCCATGGAACACGATAGCGATCACCTGTATGAGAGTTCACGAGTGCATATCCATTCTCATCCCGGCCTACAACGATGGAGAAATGGTCAATATCGCCATTCATTTCATACCCGATTAAATCTCCTGGTTGTAAGCGGGCAATCGCCCCTGTAGGATTCTTCATCGTAGGTTTTACCACATCGCTATACACCCCGCGTGCGATCACTTTCCCATATCCACTGTACACCAGAAAATTCTTAAAGGAATCGGTTCGCACCCATGCAGTGCTTCCCCCCTGTTTATAGCGATAGTACCAACCACCACGCATAGGAAGTCCTCCCCCTTCTTCTGGATCACCAAGAACTTGCGAAGCAAAGTTCGTACAATCCCCTCCTATGTAATTGTAATCCTTATATTTTGGATTATACCGGTGATCATTCCCGGCTCCCCATGCTGCTCCTGCATACTTATTCGCATACGCGACCGCCTTTTCGCGGTTATACTTCTTCGTTCGTGTGACTGGTTCAGACTTATCCACCGCTGCATTCAGAATAAGCGCATGAATATACGGCATGTCCTTCACCGAATCAGACGGAATCGTATCCGGATTCTCTTCAATCGGATCTGAATACCATTCCCTAATAACATGCCAACCTGTTTCGTTTTTTTCTAGGCGAATTCCATGGCGCGTACCGATTCCGAACGAGTGGGAACTCATATTTTTACCCGTATATCTATATGTAAGCTTTAATGTATGTAAGAGTGATACAGTAGCTGTATTTCCCTTTACTTTCGTACGTGAAATCCTAATATTTCCTTTTGCTTCAGTAAATGTTACCCCTCTTGTTTCTGCCCACTTTTGAATGTAATTCGCTCGCTTATTCTCCTGCTGTAGCGCATAACGACTTGTTTTCTGCTGGAGATTGTAATATTTTTCGATAATGTGCGGGTTATTCTCAATCAACAATTGTGTCCGTGCTTCAAATAGCTTATTAAGAAAAACAGTAAGATCTGTCTCACCATCACGCCCTGTAGTATAACCACGATGAGGAATTACCAATAGACATACACACAAGTAATATACCATTATTTGTTTCATCATCCGTTTATCGCCTGCCATACCATATACATCGCGGTCGCTCCCTTCTGCGCATAGTATGTGCATCCATCTCTTTTCTCATAGAAGAAACTTCAGGAATAATAAAAAAACCTATTTACCACCACAATCAATCCATGTATATTGAGTGAAGAATACATTTATTGTCATCCATACACTCTGTCAGACAATCAGGGTAGAAGACGGATGGAAAGGAAAAGGGATGGAGCTTTTACGCAAAATTGGGCAGATACTCGAAGCCAATGACATTCCGTATCAGTTGGAAAATCCAGCAGAAGGTCATTATTTGTATCGGACAGTTGAGGAAATGCGTGATGCCGGAATGACGCCAGATAATGTTGTACTTGATCTGTTTTTTGATTTCAAAAACGAGGCGGTGTTCCTCGGCATGATCCGTATTCCGCATAAGCTGCGCGGCCGAAACATCGGAGCTGACATCGTGCGCTTGATGAAAGAATATGCTATCGAGAATCACTGGGTCGTAATCCTCGAAAGTGCCCCGGAGAATCTGCTTTTCTGGCAAAAGATGCACTTCTCAAGCTTTATGTACGAAACGTATGGCTTCTGGATGATGGGCTATGGAGCGAAAAGTAAATTAATCTTCAAAGTAAAATGGACACAAATGAAAAAACATCTATATGCCAATGTGGAATAAAACAGAGGGGAGAAAAACAGGAGAGAAAACACGAGTCCGATTACAAGGTGGAAAAAGGCGAATGCCTTTTCCTTCCGTAGATCGTCCTTATGTTTTCTCTCCTTTTCATCTTTCCTCATCCTTTTCTTTTTAGCGAACCTCATGCGTACGGTCAAGCGGATAAAATACATACTCGGCTCGACCGACCACATTACTACGCGCAATAAAACCAATCTCCCGACTATCCATACTTCGATTTCGGTTATCCCCCATCACAAAATACGAATCCTTCGGTACAACAATTCGTTCAAATCCTGACAATGTTGCTTCCGCCAAGTATGGTTCACTTGCCACACTTCCATTCCGGTACAAGATACCATCTTTCAATTCCAGTTCATCCCCTGGAATGCCAATAATGCGCTTAATGTAATCATCTTCTTTTGTAGCATGTAACACGATTATATCGCCTCGCTGTGGGTTTTCTGCATAGTACACCCATTTGTTCACTAAGATGCGTTCATTATTGGCAAGTGTCGGCTCCATCGATACACCTTTCACAACATACGGGGCAAATAAGAAGAGCCGAACGGCTAGTACCCCTCCTACAATAAGCAAAAAATAGCGGCTCCATATCACAAGTCCGGACTGCTGCTTCATCATATCGCCCTCCTCCCCTATGCTTTTTTATCTCCTAATAGTGCGGTCTGTACAAACGAGGAAAAGCGCATCCCTCAACGGGACACGCTTCCTTCTAGCTGTCTGACGCTTACCTAGCGCGTATTAATCCATACGCTCTTCACTTCTGTATACAGTTCAAGCGCATAGCTGCCCATCTCTCGACCAATACCGCTCTGTTTGTAGCCGCCGAACGGAGAGGCCGCATCGAATACGTTGTAGCAATTTACCCATACAGTGCCCGCACGAATGCGATCCGCAAGTTTATGTGCGGTAGACAGATTCTGTGTCCACACACCTGCTGCCAATCCGTAATTCGTACGATTCGCACGCTCAATTACATCCTCAATGTCATCAAACGGCATCGCCGCAAGCACCGGGCCGAAGATTTCTTCCTGCGCAATTGTCATGTCATCCGATACGTCAGAGAATACTGTCGGCGTTACAAAGTAACCATTCGCCAGCTCTTCTGCGCTTTCCACTGCGGTAACGCGCTGTGCGCCTTCCTTCAGACCAACATCGATATAATCGCTAACACGGCTGAACTGCTCCGCTGATACGAGCGGTCCCATCTCCGTATCCGCAAGCAGACCGTTGCCCACTTTAATTTTTTTCGCATGATCTACCATGTCACTTAACACGTTGTCGTACACTTTTTTGTGCACGTACAGACGAGATCCTGCGCAGCATACCTGTCCCTGGTTAAAGAAAATACCGCTGAGCGCTCCCGGAATCGCACGGGACATATCCGCATCTGGCAAAATAATATTTGGCGATTTACCGCCAAGCTCAAGGGAGATCTTCTTCAGCGTGCCAGCAGCCTGACGCATGATCAGACGACCAACATCGGTTGAACCGGTGAACGCAATCTTGTCGACATCGTAATGATCAACAAGCGGCTGCCCTGCCGTCTCACCAAATCCAGTCACAATGTTTACTACGCCATCTGGGAATCCCGCTTCCATAATGAGTTCGCCAAGACGCAGTGCTGATAACGGCGTCTGCTCTGCCGGTTTCAAGACTACTGTATTGCCGCATGCGAGAGCCGCACCCAGCTTCCACGCCGCCATAAGAAGCGGGAAGTTCCACGGGATGATCTGACCAACTACGCCAACCGGCTCACGTTTTGTATAGTTAAAGAAATTCGGAATGGATACCGGGATTGTTTGTCCGTAAATCTTTGTCGCCCATCCGGCATAATAACGGAAATGATCTACTGTAAGTGGGACATCAGCATTCGCCGTTTCACGAATCGGCTTACCATTATCCAATGTCTCCAACTGAGCCAGTTCTTCTGTATGTTGTTCAATGAGCTCAGCCAATCGATACAGAAGCTTGCCGCGTGCCGAAGGGGTCATTCGTCCCCACTTGCCATTGAGAGCTGCTCGTGCCGCTTTAACCGCCTTATCAATATCTTCCGCGTTTCCATCCGCTACCTGACATAGAACTTGTGTCGTAGCCGGGTTAATGGTCTCGAACGTTTTTCCAGAGGAAGACTCCACCCACTGCCCGTTAATGAGCAATTTTTTCGGGCCTTTCAGGAATGATTCTACATTCGGGTTTAACGATGGCGAAGCGAGTTGCATGAACAAATGCCTCCTTTTAAAGTTAAAATGGTGACCAACCACTTTTTACTATAACTGAAAACGCTACCATTTAAAAGAGTTTTTCGAATTAATAAAACATTTAATCTCTTACTAGTTTTTGGCATACACTTTGCTTAACATATATAAACGAAAGCCAAACAAAATGAGGAGAGATAAAATGTCTCACAAGAAACACATGCTGCTGGCGAATCTTGCTCTGCTTGGCATCGCAATTGCCTGGGGGTATACGTTCGTTCTAACGAAAGATTTGCTCGAAGAGATGGGGCCACTCTATTTCATCGGTACCCGCTTCTTGCTGGCAGCTCTGCTGTTGCTTCCGTTTTGCTGGAAGCATCTCAGACGTACCGACCGTGAAGTATGGAAGGCTGGGCTTACCTGCGGCTTGCTGCTGTGGGCTTCCTTCACCCTTCAAGTCGTCGGCATCAATCTGACAACACCAGGTAAAGCAGGAGTTCTCACAGGAACTATGGTGATTTTTGCTCCGCTTTTGTATTTTGTATGGGCACGGATTCCTGTACAGACAGGACCTTTGCTTGGCAGTCTATGCGCATTCTCCGGGCTGATTCTTCTCTCATGGGATGGCAATTGGTCTGGAGTAAACCTCGGTGATGGGCTCACACTCCTGTGCGCATTCTGCTTTGCCATCCACATGGTTATGGTCGACCGGCTGTATCACAAAAACATTACATTTGACGCCCTTTTATTCGTCATGATTCAACTATTCGTAGTTGGCATCATTGATACTGCACTTGCTGTAGCTACCGAGCCTGTACCTAGCATGTTGTCTCCATATGGCTGGTTTGCCTATCTATTCGATCTGCTTATCGGTACAGCTCTTGCCTATGTCGTACAGATTAAAGCTCAGAAGTATTCACCACCAACACATGTCAGCTTGATTCTGGCGTTTGAGCCCGTATTCGCGTTCGTCTTTTCCTGGCTGTTATGGGGGGAAGCAGCTACATCGGCTGTCGTGGTCGGCATTGTACTCATTCTCGCAGGTATTTTCGTGACAGAAGGCTGGGAGATGGTACGTGCTCGCATAAAAGATGCGGCACTGTATGATGAGGAACGGGCATCTGGATAACTTCAGAAAAAAGAGGCTAGCCTCAGTTTGAGGCAGCCTCTTCTTTTTATTATTCGTGCCAGAACGCTAGAAGTGCTTCCCGCACAAGCTTAGCCCCAAGCGCAGTCGTAATTCCCGCATGATCATTCGGCGGTGAAACTTCTACCAGATCCATGCCTACAATGTTCTGACCACGCAGCAGGCGAAGGGCCTGTAGCATCTCCATTGCGGATACGCCTCCTGGCTCCTGAGTACCTGTTCCCGGTGCAAACGCTGGATCCACTACGTCAATATCGAGCGTCACATAAATCGGACGGCCCGTAATTTCCGGTAGAATGCGCGTAAGCGGCTCCAATACGGTATCTTGTGTCAGATTGGTATGTGCCGCCGCATATTCAAATTCATCCTGTTCACCAGACCGTATGCCAAATTGATAAATATGCGAAG includes the following:
- a CDS encoding amidase domain-containing protein, which encodes MHILCAEGSDRDVYGMAGDKRMMKQIMVYYLCVCLLVIPHRGYTTGRDGETDLTVFLNKLFEARTQLLIENNPHIIEKYYNLQQKTSRYALQQENKRANYIQKWAETRGVTFTEAKGNIRISRTKVKGNTATVSLLHTLKLTYRYTGKNMSSHSFGIGTRHGIRLEKNETGWHVIREWYSDPIEENPDTIPSDSVKDMPYIHALILNAAVDKSEPVTRTKKYNREKAVAYANKYAGAAWGAGNDHRYNPKYKDYNYIGGDCTNFASQVLGDPEEGGGLPMRGGWYYRYKQGGSTAWVRTDSFKNFLVYSGYGKVIARGVYSDVVKPTMKNPTGAIARLQPGDLIGYEMNGDIDHFSIVVGRDENGYALVNSHTGDRYRVPWDLGWDKYTKFVLIHIRD
- a CDS encoding oligosaccharide flippase family protein — protein: MPVFLKQMALRSSAIFIVKLMGALARIPLFRLLGAEGVGLYQMAYSFYGLILTIITAGFPTALFLMTAKDAQRGKNLVVMMLVCLAVIGGGIGYLSYRLAPDIALFMGDQNLTVPIQYIAPALVVVPLLHLVRGYLQGIESYGSIASSEVIEQLVRVCTMLGFATVWAVHGKVWAVSGAVFGAFTGAVCALLFLIIPLRMSLRVINGERLEQTISIGLPVFLYSSVTILATRLVVPVSEFLDALIVPHRLQDGGMSADQAIAVFGEIAGMAVTAVYFPTIMTAAISHTLSAKITEDWKDKKNKIFVRRSHLALQLTWGLGVVSTLFLFFYARDVSMLLFNKEEVGGAIRYLCAIPLLTGLREVTTTILWAQEREQEPVKGLLFGSACSVVLGYLLIAIPGFGYEGTVISILSLELVSVVWNMKQIKKSVNRIFLFMPALWEAFHIVMIGIGCFWVIGAVNELFFYTWPIYVQEIEKMVLFYGGLVSYMGLRFVKRNGLTIFF
- a CDS encoding DMT family transporter, whose translation is MSHKKHMLLANLALLGIAIAWGYTFVLTKDLLEEMGPLYFIGTRFLLAALLLLPFCWKHLRRTDREVWKAGLTCGLLLWASFTLQVVGINLTTPGKAGVLTGTMVIFAPLLYFVWARIPVQTGPLLGSLCAFSGLILLSWDGNWSGVNLGDGLTLLCAFCFAIHMVMVDRLYHKNITFDALLFVMIQLFVVGIIDTALAVATEPVPSMLSPYGWFAYLFDLLIGTALAYVVQIKAQKYSPPTHVSLILAFEPVFAFVFSWLLWGEAATSAVVVGIVLILAGIFVTEGWEMVRARIKDAALYDEERASG
- a CDS encoding undecaprenyl-diphosphatase; its protein translation is MSLLNLDYNLFQLINHLAVVYPFLNPIMRFLAQEGEYVFYVGIIFYWFTRKEQNRWMVIHSLVSACVALGISGLIGDFFYRDRPFVSHHVNQLIPHAMNASFPSDHATGAFVIATSIFLFRKQEGRAWLVLAAGVAFSRIWVGVHYPLDVLAGTLLGCGTAIAMYKWIPKWKMVANLLQQGLLVYEKMERRILPTKSPQ
- a CDS encoding polysaccharide deacetylase family protein, whose translation is MRKGIIILAFFLTVSSLTYASQSPDYTKEQRVPVLLYHHILRKEENKKFKHNSGVITPELFAQQMKLLHDNGYKTVTLQQLEQFITRKITLPKKSIVITFDDGYLSNLTYAYPILKKYNYTAALFLITGNMKTQPEKFNPDKLNYISWSELPIYSDVFQYESHTNEFHRMVGNKSFLLAKPAEDVLIDLELSKMLLQSRYFAYPYGKYNKNTIQLVKKAGYAMAFTTRPRKACPGTSLLEVPRYGILPTTTMQQFKNIIGIP
- the lepB gene encoding signal peptidase I; protein product: MMKQQSGLVIWSRYFLLIVGGVLAVRLFLFAPYVVKGVSMEPTLANNERILVNKWVYYAENPQRGDIIVLHATKEDDYIKRIIGIPGDELELKDGILYRNGSVASEPYLAEATLSGFERIVVPKDSYFVMGDNRNRSMDSREIGFIARSNVVGRAEYVFYPLDRTHEVR
- a CDS encoding aldehyde dehydrogenase family protein; translation: MQLASPSLNPNVESFLKGPKKLLINGQWVESSSGKTFETINPATTQVLCQVADGNAEDIDKAVKAARAALNGKWGRMTPSARGKLLYRLAELIEQHTEELAQLETLDNGKPIRETANADVPLTVDHFRYYAGWATKIYGQTIPVSIPNFFNYTKREPVGVVGQIIPWNFPLLMAAWKLGAALACGNTVVLKPAEQTPLSALRLGELIMEAGFPDGVVNIVTGFGETAGQPLVDHYDVDKIAFTGSTDVGRLIMRQAAGTLKKISLELGGKSPNIILPDADMSRAIPGALSGIFFNQGQVCCAGSRLYVHKKVYDNVLSDMVDHAKKIKVGNGLLADTEMGPLVSAEQFSRVSDYIDVGLKEGAQRVTAVESAEELANGYFVTPTVFSDVSDDMTIAQEEIFGPVLAAMPFDDIEDVIERANRTNYGLAAGVWTQNLSTAHKLADRIRAGTVWVNCYNVFDAASPFGGYKQSGIGREMGSYALELYTEVKSVWINTR